The DNA window CGAAGCGGTGGAATGGCCGTTGAAGTATCCGGAGAAATTTAAGAAGTTCGGGATCAAACCGCCTAAGGGAGTTTTGCTGTACGGACCGCCAGGAACCGGTAAAACGCTAATAGCCAAGGCTGTGGCTAACGAGAGCGAAGCGAACTTCATAAGCGTGAAGGGTAGCGAGCTTCTGAGCAAGTGGCTCGGAGAGAGCGAAAAAGCCGTGAGGAAGATCTTCAGGAAAGCGAAGCAAGTTGCTCCTTGCATAATCTTCTTCGACGAAATTGACGCCATAGCTCAGATGAGAGGGATTGATGAGGGGAGTAGAGCTGTTGAAAGGGTGGTTAACCAGCTTTTAACTGAGATGGACGGTCTCGAAGAGCTTGAAGGAGTCATAGTTATCGGAGCAACCAACAGACCAGACATAATCGATCCCGCTTTACTAAGGCCGGGAAGGTTCGACAGGCTGGTTTACGTAAGACCACCAGACAAAAAGAGCAGGTACGCCATCTTCAAGATCCACACAAGAAATATGCCTTTAGCCGAAGACGTCGATCTCGAGGAGCTTGCGGAGTTAACGGAAGGCTACGTAGGTGCTGACATAGAGGCAGTTTGCAGAGAGGCTGTAATGTTAGCTTTGAGGGAGAACATAAACGCTGAAAAAGTCGAAATGAGGCACTTTTATCAGGCTATAAAGAAGATTAAGCCGAGCGTAAACGAGGCTATGCTGAGGTTCTACGAGAAGTTCGAAGAGAGGGTGAAAGTGGAGCCGAAGCAGGCGAAGACGATAATCGGATACGGTTAGTCGAAACGTTTATAGCTTCCTCTTTTTTAAATCGAATGGGTGGTAGTAATGTTCGCAAGGTCTCTTGCAAGAAAGACCGTGCTTCTTTCCGACGGCACGGTTCTCGGAACTTTGCACAACATAAACGTAGACTTCAGAACAGGTTCGCTGATAAGCTTGGTTGTGAAACCGCAGAACGAAGTAAGCGGAATAGAAAAGGTTGACGGCTATTACATAATACCCTTCGATAGTGTGAAATCCATAAGTGACTACATAGTTATCGACAGGAAAAGGCTGAGCAGATGAGATACTTTTTTCCCCCCTTAATTCTGCCCCTTTTTATCCTTTTCATCCTCTTACCTTTTTTTGCTTTGACTTTCGTCTTAACAACAACTCAGGTTTTCAAAACTCTCTTCGGAATTTCCACCCTCGAAGCCCTCATGATCTTTTCGCTCATCGTCATCGGAAGCTTCGTAAACATTCCCGTTTACAAAATCGAAGGAAGGGAAGTTGTCAGGAGAAGAAGTATTTTCGGAATTTTTTACTACTATTACGTGGAAAAGAAGCAGATAGTCGTGGCGATAAACGTTGGTGGTGCTTTAATTCCGTCGATCCTTGCCTTGAAAGTACTTCTAACTCTGCCAATTCTTCCGACTCTCCTCTCCATCGCAATAGCCTCCATTTTAATCTACTTCTTCGCAAAGCCAATTCCCGGAGTGGGAATTGCTGTCCCCCTCTTTATTCCTCCGCTGATAGCTCTCATGTGCTCCTTCACGATCGCTCAGATCTTCGAGTTGAATTTGCTCACACTTCCCAAACTCGCTTTCGTTTCGGGAGTTTTCGGATCTATTATCGGAGCGGATTTAATGCACTTGAAAGACGTTGAAAAGATCGGGAGTGGAGTCGTAAGCATAGGAGGAGCCGGAACGTTTGACGGAATTTTCCTAACGGGTGTGTTTTCTGTTGTATTCTCATTCCTACTGCTTTAGGTCTATGTTTAATCCGAGCTTACTGGAAGTTTTTTAAGCGAAGCTGAACATTCACGATAAATTTTCGCAAACTTTATAATCGGTTCAAGTAAACTGTTTTACATGACAGACATAATGAAGTATGTAGTGCCAAAGGAGACCTGGCCGGACATTATTATCCCGGACGAGGTGCAGCAGTACATAGGGGATAGAAAGGAGCTGAACCTGGCTGAGGAAATTCTCGACAGAAACATAAAGGAAGGAAGGGGAAGGAAAGTTGCCATATACTTCGAGGATAGAAGAGTGACTTACAGAGACCTCTACAGGCTGAGCAACAAGGTTGCCAACTTCCTCAAGGAAATTGGAATTGAAAAGTACGACAGAGTAGGTTTCAGAATGAGGAACATGCCAGAGGCTGTGGCGGTGAACTTCGGAATAATGAAAGCTGGAGCGATTCCCGTTCCTCTCAACCCGATGTGGGCTAAGAAAGAGATAGTGCATGTCGCAAACAACGCTGAGATAAAGGCTATTTTCGTAACCGGCGACGATAAGACGTTTAAGGCTGTTGAAGAGAGCGTTCCGGAATTTAAGACGGTCGAGAAGGTAATAGTTACGGAAAGAGAAGACCTCAAAGAGCCGTTTATTTCCTTCAACGAAGTTTACGAGAAGAGCAGCAAGTTTGATCCCGTTCCGCTCGAACTCGGAACTCCAGCTGTGATACTTTACACGAGCGGAACGACCGGATTACCGAAGGGCTGCGTGCACTTCGTTGAGAACGTGCTCTCGTCAGTTTACCTCGTAGGAAAGTACGTGTGGAAGCTCACTGAAGACGACGTCGTCGGAGGTCCGGCTCCAGTGAGCTTTGCCATGGGTTACGGAAACGGTTGCCTAATTCCGTACTTCCACGGAGCAGCCACGAGTATCTGGCCCGGATTCAGCGTTGAGAACTTCTTCCGCTTCGTGGAGGAGCATGGAATAACTGTCTTCAGCTCTCTGCCAACAGCCTACAGAATGATCTTAGCTAATCCGAACCTCGACGAGTACCTGAAGAAGTACGACCTTTCGAGCCTTAGGCTTTGCACCGGAGGAGGAGAAGCTCTCGGTGCCGAAACAGCAAAGAAGTGGCAGGAGAAGTTCGGAATGCCAATCTACGAATCTCTCGGAGCTACGGAAATGGTTCACATCTGCATAAGCAACACTGTCGCTCCTAAGCCAGTAGCTGGAAGCATCGGCTGGCCAGTTCCTGGCTACACAGTCAGGATCGTCGATCCTGAGACCGGTAAGGACTGTCAGCCGGACGAAGTGGGCAACTTGTACATAAAAGGTCCTACCGGCATAAGGTACTGGAACCATCCGACGAGACCTCTGGATGAGAAGCAGAAGGAGAGCGTTAAGAACGGATGGAACGTCCTCGGAGATTTCGTGAGAAGAGACGAGAACGGATACATCTACTTCGTATCGAGGGACGACGACCTCATCAAGTCTTCAGGATACAGAATAGGTCCAGACGAAATAGAGCAGCCGCTAAGCCAGCACCCGGCTGTGGCAGAGTGTGCAGTCATCGGAGTTCCGGATCCTGAGGGTATAAGAGGACAGCTCGTTAAGGCGATCATAAGGCTCAAAGAAGGATACGAGCCGAGCGAAGAGCTTAAGCAGGACATACTCAAGTTCCTCGAGCAGCACATAGCTAAGTACAAGCTACCAAGAATAATTGAATTTACCACCGAGCCCTTGCCAAGAACCGCGACAGGAAAACTGCTGAGAAGAGTTCTGAGAGAAAGAGAAGCTCAAAAGCAGCAGCAGAAGTAAACTTCATTTTTTATTTTTAGTGCGTTTTTAACAACGTGAGAGAAATTCTGCTTCGGCACCTTAATTTTTATTAACTTTCGAATTGTAGGAAGGCTATGAGGTACAAAACTGAACTCACGAGGATCGTCGAACTGCCTTACTATGTCGAAGTTAGCGAGAGTTCGAGGAAGAAAGTTAAAGACATTCTCGACTCCTTCAACCTAAACAGCACGCTTTTCCTAACTGGGAAAAATTCTTACGAGGTTGTTGGAGCGAAGATCGAGGAGAAAATATCTGATTACATCGTTGAGAAGGTATTTGTTGAAAAAGCCACTATGAGCGAGGTTAGGAGGATAGAGCTTTTTTTGGGCTACACCGACATAGACTCGGTTGTTGGAGTGGGAGGAGGGAAGGTGATAGACGTCGGGAAGGTTATCGCTACCGAACTCAAAGTCGCTTTTATAAGCATCCCGACTTTAGCGTCAAACGACGGTATAGCTTCTCCGGTTGCAAGCTTTAAAGAGAATGGAAAGCCAGTTTCGATTTCCGTCAATCCCCCAACTGCTGTTTTGGCAGACTTGACAATTTTAAGAAACAGTCCGATAAGATATCTCAGAGCCGGTTTTGGAGATTTAATTTCCAACATTACCGCTGTCAAGGATTGGAAGCTTGCGAGAGACAAAATTGGCGAGGAGTACAACGAGGTTGCGGCTTCGATGGCTTACCTTCCTTCGAGCCTCATGCTCAACTTGGAGAGCGTTAATTTCAAAGATGAT is part of the Ferroglobus placidus DSM 10642 genome and encodes:
- a CDS encoding PRC-barrel domain-containing protein: MFARSLARKTVLLSDGTVLGTLHNINVDFRTGSLISLVVKPQNEVSGIEKVDGYYIIPFDSVKSISDYIVIDRKRLSR
- a CDS encoding DUF1614 domain-containing protein, translating into MRYFFPPLILPLFILFILLPFFALTFVLTTTQVFKTLFGISTLEALMIFSLIVIGSFVNIPVYKIEGREVVRRRSIFGIFYYYYVEKKQIVVAINVGGALIPSILALKVLLTLPILPTLLSIAIASILIYFFAKPIPGVGIAVPLFIPPLIALMCSFTIAQIFELNLLTLPKLAFVSGVFGSIIGADLMHLKDVEKIGSGVVSIGGAGTFDGIFLTGVFSVVFSFLLL
- a CDS encoding acyl-CoA synthetase, which gives rise to MTDIMKYVVPKETWPDIIIPDEVQQYIGDRKELNLAEEILDRNIKEGRGRKVAIYFEDRRVTYRDLYRLSNKVANFLKEIGIEKYDRVGFRMRNMPEAVAVNFGIMKAGAIPVPLNPMWAKKEIVHVANNAEIKAIFVTGDDKTFKAVEESVPEFKTVEKVIVTEREDLKEPFISFNEVYEKSSKFDPVPLELGTPAVILYTSGTTGLPKGCVHFVENVLSSVYLVGKYVWKLTEDDVVGGPAPVSFAMGYGNGCLIPYFHGAATSIWPGFSVENFFRFVEEHGITVFSSLPTAYRMILANPNLDEYLKKYDLSSLRLCTGGGEALGAETAKKWQEKFGMPIYESLGATEMVHICISNTVAPKPVAGSIGWPVPGYTVRIVDPETGKDCQPDEVGNLYIKGPTGIRYWNHPTRPLDEKQKESVKNGWNVLGDFVRRDENGYIYFVSRDDDLIKSSGYRIGPDEIEQPLSQHPAVAECAVIGVPDPEGIRGQLVKAIIRLKEGYEPSEELKQDILKFLEQHIAKYKLPRIIEFTTEPLPRTATGKLLRRVLREREAQKQQQK
- a CDS encoding iron-containing alcohol dehydrogenase; its protein translation is MRYKTELTRIVELPYYVEVSESSRKKVKDILDSFNLNSTLFLTGKNSYEVVGAKIEEKISDYIVEKVFVEKATMSEVRRIELFLGYTDIDSVVGVGGGKVIDVGKVIATELKVAFISIPTLASNDGIASPVASFKENGKPVSISVNPPTAVLADLTILRNSPIRYLRAGFGDLISNITAVKDWKLARDKIGEEYNEVAASMAYLPSSLMLNLESVNFKDDLTTLEKLIRGLILSGVSIAIAGSSRPASGAEHKFSHALDYLGYGSGVHGEQVALGTIIMEYLHQKYYGIGDWEAIKTIFEKAQVPTTAKELNLTKEQILEALIYAKRIRKKRYTILEDVNPSKEELELVLIKTGIVES